From one Suicoccus acidiformans genomic stretch:
- a CDS encoding PTS system mannose/fructose/sorbose family transporter subunit IID, which translates to MPLLLTFLCIYLLRKNVSAIKIIFKIFILGIAMYALGIMG; encoded by the coding sequence ATGCCCCTCCTCTTAACTTTCTTATGTATCTACTTATTACGTAAGAACGTGAGTGCCATTAAGATTATTTTCAAAATATTTATCCTGGGTATCGCCATGTATGCTTTAGGTATTATGGGTTAA
- a CDS encoding ArgE/DapE family deacylase: protein MNQNKAVTTLQDIIRIPSVNDREHDVAQYIQGLLAEYGINSELVEYQPGRSNLVAELKGTEDGKILVFSGHMDVVAAGDPVDWTYPPFDAHIEDDRMYGRGTTDMKAGVMALVWAMIRLKEDAVAFKGTLRLVLTVGEEIGMYGSKQMTELGYVDDADAILIAEPSGPDQVIYAHRGSLQYQVIAKGKAAHSSTPENGIDALQLIVDYIQESNRRFAEALPHKVNPDMGASFNVNTVIQGGDQINSVAGQVTLSANARTVPEFSNDEIIAIIEDVMAELSSETTGQLELNVLQNNPPAAGGHDSALVQAIRQATGRDIPATVLAGATDASNFGRVEKPHDLAIFGPGVFNLAHALDEYVSVSEYLEFIDIFTESAKAYLV, encoded by the coding sequence ATGAATCAGAACAAAGCAGTCACAACGTTGCAAGACATCATCCGCATTCCGTCTGTGAATGACAGGGAGCATGATGTTGCTCAATATATTCAAGGTCTATTAGCCGAATACGGGATTAATAGCGAACTGGTTGAATACCAACCGGGTCGTTCGAATCTTGTAGCTGAACTCAAAGGTACCGAAGATGGCAAGATACTTGTCTTCTCTGGTCACATGGATGTTGTTGCGGCTGGGGATCCAGTAGATTGGACCTATCCGCCGTTTGACGCGCATATTGAAGATGATCGCATGTATGGTCGCGGTACAACGGATATGAAAGCTGGTGTGATGGCGCTTGTATGGGCGATGATTCGCCTAAAAGAAGACGCTGTTGCGTTTAAAGGAACCCTTCGCCTGGTGCTTACTGTGGGTGAAGAAATTGGTATGTACGGTTCCAAGCAAATGACGGAGTTAGGCTATGTGGATGATGCGGACGCTATTTTGATTGCGGAGCCTTCGGGACCGGATCAAGTTATATACGCCCACCGCGGATCCTTGCAGTACCAAGTCATTGCCAAGGGTAAAGCAGCCCATTCGTCCACACCTGAGAACGGGATTGACGCCTTGCAACTAATTGTTGACTATATTCAAGAATCGAATCGTCGTTTCGCCGAAGCCCTACCGCATAAGGTTAATCCAGACATGGGGGCCAGCTTTAATGTGAACACTGTTATCCAAGGAGGCGACCAGATTAACTCTGTTGCTGGCCAAGTCACCTTATCAGCCAATGCGCGGACTGTACCTGAATTCAGCAATGACGAAATTATCGCCATTATCGAAGACGTTATGGCTGAGTTGAGTAGCGAAACCACAGGGCAACTGGAGCTCAACGTCTTACAGAACAACCCGCCAGCAGCCGGCGGACATGATTCCGCCTTGGTTCAAGCCATCCGCCAAGCAACGGGCAGAGACATCCCGGCAACCGTCTTAGCCGGTGCAACGGATGCATCGAACTTTGGCCGTGTTGAAAAGCCGCATGATTTAGCTATTTTCGGGCCAGGTGTCTTCAACTTAGCCCACGCGCTGGATGAGTATGTTTCTGTCTCTGAGTATTTGGAATTTATTGATATATTCACTGAGTCAGCGAAGGCTTACTTAGTCTAG
- a CDS encoding PTS sugar transporter subunit IIB, which translates to MAHTEGKTMVSRAISVDQDDIQTLKGIQDRGVKFDMRKALDDSPENLEHLLKKDNLI; encoded by the coding sequence ATGGCTCATACGGAAGGTAAGACCATGGTTTCACGGGCTATCTCGGTTGACCAAGATGACATTCAGACACTCAAAGGAATTCAAGACCGTGGTGTCAAATTCGATATGCGTAAGGCTTTAGACGACTCGCCAGAAAACCTAGAGCATTTATTGAAGAAAGACAATTTAATTTAA
- the ahpC gene encoding alkyl hydroperoxide reductase subunit C, with product MSMIGKAVEEFTANAYHGGEFIEVSNEDLKGQWSIFVFYPADFSFVCPTELEDVQSYYAELKDLGAEVYSVSTDTHFVHKAWHDHSDAINKLEYIMIGDPSAKISRMFDVFDEEEGLAQRGTFIIDPDGVVQTVEINADGIGRDAATLLPKLKAAQYVREHPDEVCPAKWEENAATLTPGIDLVGKI from the coding sequence ATGTCAATGATTGGAAAAGCTGTTGAGGAATTTACGGCCAATGCATATCACGGTGGTGAGTTTATCGAGGTGTCAAATGAGGATTTGAAAGGGCAGTGGAGTATTTTTGTCTTTTATCCTGCTGATTTCTCATTTGTGTGTCCGACAGAATTAGAAGATGTCCAAAGCTATTACGCTGAGTTGAAAGATTTAGGGGCAGAGGTCTATTCTGTGTCGACGGATACGCATTTCGTGCACAAAGCTTGGCATGATCACTCTGATGCAATTAATAAGCTTGAATATATCATGATTGGTGACCCAAGTGCGAAGATTTCGCGGATGTTTGATGTCTTCGATGAGGAAGAAGGTCTAGCTCAACGCGGCACTTTTATCATCGACCCTGACGGTGTGGTGCAAACAGTGGAAATTAATGCGGACGGAATCGGACGTGACGCAGCAACCTTGCTTCCGAAATTGAAGGCAGCTCAATATGTTCGCGAGCATCCAGATGAAGTGTGCCCTGCTAAATGGGAAGAAAATGCCGCAACCTTGACCCCAGGTATTGATTTAGTAGGTAAGATCTAA
- a CDS encoding DUF5058 family protein, whose protein sequence is MNEEMHYLDVANSPIIFILCAVVILVVAVQAILFIRKGLKRGRELGMSETTLKKAITNSVMLSIVPSLPIIVMMLALSVPLGKYFPWLRLSIVGSAVYEGTAANVAAQSQGLADISDPGMTPNVFVVVMFVMTIGIIWGIVFNILFMNQLDKFSQKAKQSGSTFVPVFSAALFTAMLITLSMPYVANTRNLESIVAFVTAGLTTILCNYLAKRFNKPLINDFSLPIALIVGMASVIVYAQIV, encoded by the coding sequence ATGAACGAAGAAATGCATTATTTAGACGTCGCCAATAGTCCCATCATCTTTATTCTCTGTGCCGTGGTGATTCTGGTTGTGGCCGTTCAAGCCATCCTATTCATCCGCAAAGGGCTCAAGCGCGGCCGTGAGTTAGGCATGAGCGAAACCACTCTCAAAAAAGCGATCACCAACTCAGTCATGCTATCGATTGTCCCATCCTTGCCAATTATCGTTATGATGCTGGCCCTGTCCGTGCCACTTGGGAAATACTTCCCTTGGCTCCGCCTATCAATCGTAGGATCGGCCGTTTATGAAGGAACTGCAGCCAACGTTGCCGCCCAAAGTCAAGGCTTGGCAGACATTTCTGATCCTGGCATGACACCGAATGTTTTCGTTGTCGTTATGTTTGTAATGACCATTGGAATCATTTGGGGCATTGTCTTCAATATTCTCTTCATGAACCAACTCGACAAATTCTCACAAAAAGCCAAGCAATCCGGCAGTACTTTTGTGCCTGTCTTCTCAGCGGCCCTATTTACCGCCATGCTGATTACCCTTTCCATGCCTTATGTGGCAAACACCCGCAACTTGGAAAGTATTGTAGCCTTTGTTACAGCTGGATTGACCACTATTTTGTGTAATTATTTAGCCAAACGTTTCAACAAGCCGTTGATTAACGACTTCTCCCTGCCCATCGCTTTAATCGTGGGGATGGCGTCCGTTATCGTCTACGCGCAAATTGTTTAG
- the istB gene encoding IS21-like element helper ATPase IstB, which produces MLTIAEAANELKLPYLKENYQHLLLEYTSRGLDLEEALTEILTEEVEQRRNRSYQRRIRQAKFSQKKYLMDFDEKVFKEGVRQQLRELKTLNFIQEKQNVILIGNPGTGKTHFSIGLGMEACLQNYHVQFVNAPNLVIELREAVTQSQFYRFKQRLNKVDLLIVDELGYLSFDEAGAELLFNLLSNRMGKGSTMITTNLTFDRWQECFKDPTLTGALVDRLAFKAHVVDMRGESYRMKQTSAWKEAQASQKEV; this is translated from the coding sequence ATGTTAACAATCGCAGAAGCCGCTAATGAACTAAAACTTCCCTATCTGAAGGAAAATTACCAACACCTGCTCCTGGAATATACGAGTCGCGGACTGGATTTGGAAGAAGCCCTCACAGAGATATTGACAGAGGAGGTGGAACAACGTCGAAATCGAAGCTATCAAAGAAGGATTCGACAGGCCAAGTTTAGCCAAAAGAAGTACCTGATGGACTTTGACGAGAAAGTGTTTAAGGAAGGTGTTCGCCAACAACTACGCGAATTAAAGACCCTGAATTTTATTCAAGAGAAACAGAACGTCATTCTTATTGGCAACCCTGGAACAGGGAAGACGCATTTTAGCATTGGTCTTGGCATGGAGGCCTGTCTGCAGAATTATCATGTACAGTTCGTAAATGCCCCAAATCTTGTTATTGAATTAAGAGAGGCCGTCACGCAAAGTCAATTTTATCGCTTCAAACAGCGATTAAATAAGGTCGATCTCTTGATTGTCGATGAATTAGGTTATTTATCCTTTGATGAAGCCGGGGCTGAGCTTCTGTTTAATCTTCTTTCTAATCGGATGGGAAAGGGCTCTACAATGATTACGACGAACCTTACCTTTGATCGCTGGCAGGAATGCTTTAAAGACCCGACCTTAACGGGAGCCCTGGTGGATCGTTTAGCCTTTAAGGCGCATGTTGTGGACATGCGAGGGGAGAGTTATCGGATGAAGCAGACCAGTGCCTGGAAGGAGGCGCAAGCCAGCCAAAAGGAGGTATGA
- a CDS encoding fructose-specific PTS transporter subunit EIIC, which translates to MTQKVLAITACPVGVAHTYMAAENLEKTGKEMGIDIKVETHGSIGIENPFTADDIQQADGIIIASDKDIDKSRFAGKRIIEVPVRDGIDRPQELIQSILDGQGKIFGGAKQATSSASDEGGNPIYRALMNGVSYMVPFVVTGGLLIAVALSIGGEPTSTGFVIPEGTFWSNMNAIGGAAMGFMIPILAGYIAYAIADRPGLVPGMVGGFIAANGSFYGSEANTGFIGGIIAGFLAGYIAKAIKSIKVPKALNSIMPIIIIPVLSSLIVGLLFIYLIGQPVAALFSGLTSWLAGMQGANSVVLATIIGAMISFDMGGPFNKTAFLFGSGLISEGVYSVMGAVAVAVCIPPIAIGIASHVFKNKFSEADRQAGTAAVIMGFFGITEGAIPFAAKNPARVIPAIMGGAIVGSIVAMLSGVGGHVAHGGPIVALLGAVDNVMMYFLAVLLGVIVSVVLIGILMPNLDLEIEAIEDQTLAEDMSNDTEEVQAVGVVNETDVAPEDVALTDLMTEDLIIMNLQADDKFAAFEEYLALPALENRLGERDQVLQAVKKRESEGSTGMGDGIAIPHAKSNQVIVPTVLFGKSDTGIEWDSLDGQPVHVSFLILVPEKHKGDMHLRILQLLARKLMDENFTTSLLNASTQEEVYEILKEVK; encoded by the coding sequence ATGACACAGAAAGTATTAGCCATTACGGCGTGTCCAGTGGGCGTTGCCCATACTTATATGGCTGCTGAAAATTTAGAAAAAACCGGCAAAGAGATGGGGATAGACATCAAAGTTGAAACCCACGGTTCGATTGGGATTGAGAACCCTTTTACAGCCGATGATATTCAGCAGGCAGATGGCATCATTATTGCTTCAGATAAGGACATTGATAAAAGTCGCTTCGCAGGCAAGCGTATTATTGAGGTGCCTGTAAGAGATGGGATTGACCGCCCTCAAGAACTTATCCAAAGTATTCTGGACGGTCAAGGCAAAATTTTTGGTGGAGCCAAACAGGCCACTAGTTCCGCTAGTGATGAAGGCGGTAATCCGATTTACCGTGCCTTGATGAACGGTGTTTCTTATATGGTTCCGTTTGTTGTTACCGGAGGTTTACTCATTGCGGTAGCTCTATCGATTGGTGGGGAACCAACGTCCACTGGCTTTGTAATTCCTGAAGGGACCTTCTGGAGCAATATGAATGCCATTGGTGGCGCAGCAATGGGCTTTATGATTCCTATCTTAGCAGGATATATCGCCTATGCGATTGCGGATCGACCAGGGCTTGTGCCAGGTATGGTAGGTGGCTTTATCGCAGCGAACGGTTCCTTCTATGGCTCTGAAGCCAATACCGGTTTCATTGGTGGGATTATTGCCGGGTTCTTAGCTGGTTACATTGCTAAAGCCATCAAAAGCATTAAAGTGCCTAAAGCACTCAATTCAATTATGCCTATTATCATTATTCCAGTTCTATCCTCATTAATTGTTGGCTTATTATTCATCTATTTAATCGGCCAACCGGTGGCAGCATTATTCTCAGGCCTCACTTCATGGCTGGCAGGAATGCAAGGAGCCAACTCAGTTGTTCTAGCAACTATCATAGGTGCAATGATTTCATTTGATATGGGTGGGCCTTTCAACAAGACAGCCTTCCTCTTCGGTTCGGGATTAATTTCTGAAGGGGTATACAGTGTAATGGGAGCTGTTGCGGTAGCCGTCTGTATTCCACCGATTGCTATTGGAATTGCTTCACATGTCTTCAAAAACAAATTCTCCGAAGCGGATCGTCAAGCAGGAACAGCGGCAGTTATTATGGGCTTCTTTGGTATTACTGAAGGTGCGATTCCTTTCGCGGCGAAGAACCCAGCTCGCGTTATCCCAGCTATTATGGGTGGAGCCATTGTCGGTTCGATTGTCGCCATGCTTTCTGGTGTCGGTGGACACGTTGCCCATGGTGGACCGATTGTTGCCTTGTTAGGGGCAGTGGACAATGTTATGATGTATTTCCTAGCTGTTCTCTTAGGTGTGATCGTCTCTGTTGTGCTAATTGGAATTCTAATGCCTAATTTAGATCTTGAAATTGAAGCAATCGAAGATCAAACCTTAGCAGAAGATATGTCAAATGATACAGAAGAAGTCCAAGCAGTTGGCGTGGTAAACGAAACGGACGTAGCACCAGAAGATGTTGCCTTAACTGATTTAATGACAGAAGATTTAATCATTATGAATTTACAAGCCGATGATAAATTCGCTGCTTTTGAAGAATACTTAGCTCTACCAGCCTTGGAAAATCGCTTAGGCGAAAGAGACCAAGTCCTTCAAGCAGTCAAAAAACGTGAATCCGAAGGTTCGACCGGTATGGGGGATGGGATTGCTATTCCGCATGCCAAGTCCAATCAAGTTATTGTACCGACGGTCCTTTTTGGTAAGTCAGATACAGGTATTGAGTGGGATAGTTTAGATGGGCAACCAGTTCATGTGAGCTTCTTAATTCTAGTGCCTGAGAAACATAAGGGCGATATGCATCTAAGAATTCTTCAATTACTTGCTAGAAAATTGATGGACGAAAACTTTACTACGTCCTTATTAAATGCTAGTACCCAAGAAGAGGTCTATGAAATTCTCAAAGAAGTGAAATAA
- a CDS encoding helix-turn-helix transcriptional regulator encodes MAFITKVKEYREKAKYKQSELAEMVNARRETIVHLENGKYNPSLKLAMDIAKVFNVSVEDLFEFTDD; translated from the coding sequence ATGGCATTTATAACGAAAGTAAAAGAATATCGAGAAAAGGCAAAATATAAGCAATCTGAACTTGCTGAAATGGTAAATGCCAGAAGAGAAACTATTGTACATCTTGAAAATGGGAAATATAATCCATCATTAAAATTAGCCATGGATATTGCAAAAGTATTTAATGTTAGCGTAGAAGATTTATTTGAATTTACAGATGATTGA
- a CDS encoding DUF956 family protein, which translates to MTEQLNSQVEYMIRANSFYNPLIPKAGIFLVGDKGIEFMAKSGTGFIQIPWTSIEQVRVQLFFGGRYVRGFFIDTDEDDSLEFVISDGKACLRAMRRHLAREKFSAIEESFQLFFRKGNQNNPT; encoded by the coding sequence ATGACTGAACAACTGAATTCCCAAGTAGAATATATGATCCGTGCCAACTCCTTCTACAATCCTCTCATCCCCAAAGCGGGAATCTTCCTTGTTGGGGACAAAGGGATTGAATTTATGGCGAAATCAGGTACAGGCTTTATCCAAATTCCTTGGACATCCATTGAGCAAGTTCGCGTGCAATTATTCTTCGGCGGCCGCTATGTCAGAGGCTTCTTCATTGATACCGATGAAGATGATTCGCTCGAATTTGTCATCAGTGACGGCAAAGCCTGCCTACGCGCCATGCGTAGGCATTTAGCCCGCGAGAAATTCTCAGCCATTGAAGAAAGTTTCCAACTATTTTTTCGAAAAGGCAATCAAAATAATCCGACTTAA
- the ahpF gene encoding alkyl hydroperoxide reductase subunit F, whose amino-acid sequence MALDQELKAQLKQYFALLEGPVVFGLSTDDSEDSQKVADFVHEVAQMSDQLSVVEKELPLKPSFAVDTPDEETGIVFAGLPLGHEFSSLVLAILQVSGRAPKISDELKAQIQGIQQELHFVTYVSLTCQNCPDVVQNLNIMARLNPNIHHTMVEGGMFRSEVEARNILAVPTIYLNDEEFASGRISIEKILENLGEEVAKADLSEKGTFDVLVVGGGPAGAAAAVYAARKGIEVGLVADEFGGQVLDTLGIENFIGTEYIEGPQLMANMRRHVESYKVDIIEHQRVANVEREDSALTLTMEDGQSLTAKTAVLATGARWRAINVPGEQEFKNKGISYCTHCDGPLYKDKVVAIIGGGNSGIEAALDMAGLAKEVIVLEFLDTLKADQVLQDRLNELDNVRVVLNADTQAILGDGQVEQLVYKDRESGEEHTLDIGGLFILVGLVPNNEWLPETIERNGRGEIIVDERGATSLEGVYAAGDCTDQVFKQIIISSGSGATAALGAYDYLLRQG is encoded by the coding sequence ATGGCACTAGATCAAGAATTAAAAGCCCAACTGAAACAATACTTTGCCTTACTCGAAGGCCCCGTAGTCTTCGGTCTTTCAACCGACGACAGCGAAGATTCACAAAAAGTCGCCGACTTCGTCCATGAAGTAGCACAGATGAGCGACCAATTAAGCGTTGTTGAGAAAGAACTTCCCTTGAAACCAAGCTTTGCAGTGGATACACCAGACGAAGAGACAGGTATTGTCTTTGCGGGGCTGCCCCTCGGACATGAGTTCTCGTCCTTAGTACTGGCGATTCTACAAGTAAGCGGTCGGGCACCGAAGATTTCAGATGAATTGAAAGCACAAATTCAAGGCATTCAGCAGGAGCTCCATTTCGTCACTTATGTGAGTTTAACGTGTCAGAATTGCCCGGACGTTGTGCAGAACTTAAATATTATGGCGCGGTTGAATCCGAACATTCATCATACGATGGTGGAAGGCGGCATGTTCCGTTCGGAAGTTGAAGCGCGTAATATTCTTGCGGTACCAACGATTTACTTGAATGATGAAGAATTCGCAAGTGGGCGGATTTCTATCGAAAAGATTCTCGAAAACTTAGGCGAAGAAGTCGCTAAAGCCGACTTATCTGAGAAAGGTACCTTCGATGTCTTAGTGGTCGGTGGAGGTCCAGCTGGTGCAGCTGCGGCGGTATATGCGGCCCGTAAAGGCATTGAGGTTGGCTTAGTCGCAGATGAATTTGGTGGACAAGTATTGGATACGTTAGGTATCGAGAACTTCATTGGTACTGAATATATCGAAGGACCACAATTGATGGCAAATATGCGCCGTCATGTAGAGTCGTACAAGGTGGATATTATCGAACATCAGCGTGTAGCCAATGTTGAACGTGAAGACAGCGCATTGACCTTAACGATGGAAGACGGTCAAAGCCTCACAGCCAAAACCGCTGTGCTAGCTACAGGGGCGCGTTGGCGTGCGATTAATGTGCCAGGTGAGCAGGAATTCAAGAATAAAGGGATTTCCTACTGTACCCACTGTGATGGTCCCCTATACAAGGACAAAGTTGTGGCTATCATTGGTGGCGGTAACTCTGGAATTGAAGCAGCCTTAGATATGGCAGGTTTAGCCAAAGAGGTCATTGTCTTGGAATTCTTGGATACCTTGAAAGCTGACCAAGTCCTACAAGATCGCTTGAATGAACTGGATAATGTCCGTGTCGTTCTCAATGCTGATACGCAAGCCATTTTAGGCGACGGTCAAGTAGAGCAATTAGTCTACAAAGACCGCGAAAGTGGTGAGGAGCACACGTTAGATATTGGTGGATTGTTCATTCTGGTTGGCTTAGTGCCGAACAATGAATGGTTGCCGGAGACCATTGAACGCAATGGCCGCGGTGAAATCATTGTTGACGAACGCGGTGCAACGAGCTTGGAGGGTGTCTATGCAGCCGGAGACTGTACAGATCAAGTCTTCAAGCAGATTATTATCTCTTCTGGTTCAGGGGCTACCGCTGCGCTGGGAGCTTATGATTACTTATTGCGTCAAGGTTAA
- a CDS encoding alpha/beta fold hydrolase, producing the protein MKRIFFRIFSIVIIFVVLVFILRIYNDHKYKDINTFKFPEYYKDVTNISLYPTDIDGVDVNYVDEGRMQGFRFVPKEKSHKGLVICFGGSEGGPNFETANRLAEEGYETFALFMFGMKNQEQTLTKIPLEQFEDVINYINENIKDNKPISVFGASKGAEYALNLASKYPEIDNLILMAPSSYNFAGLDFNDYGSSWSYKGKELPYIDIKKSSFNSFLKNIIAPSIIESPISYKETYNSAIKEDSSSQEKLIPVKDIKANILMIVGEDDLMWDSLAMANKIKEQNSKAKIYSYKGAGHIFAGNGVLNSGKIRIATGGTAESNDKAESESRKTIDAFLKENHK; encoded by the coding sequence ATGAAGAGAATATTTTTTAGAATCTTTTCAATAGTTATTATTTTCGTAGTTTTAGTTTTTATTCTTAGAATATATAATGACCATAAGTATAAAGATATCAATACTTTTAAATTTCCTGAATATTATAAGGATGTTACTAATATAAGTTTATATCCTACAGATATTGATGGAGTTGATGTAAATTATGTAGATGAGGGTAGGATGCAAGGCTTTAGATTTGTGCCTAAGGAAAAATCACATAAGGGTCTTGTAATTTGTTTTGGAGGTTCTGAGGGAGGTCCAAATTTTGAAACTGCCAATAGATTGGCTGAAGAGGGATATGAAACCTTTGCACTATTTATGTTTGGTATGAAAAACCAAGAACAAACTCTGACAAAAATCCCTTTAGAACAATTTGAAGACGTTATCAATTATATAAATGAAAATATCAAAGACAATAAACCGATAAGTGTTTTTGGAGCGTCAAAAGGTGCAGAATATGCCCTTAATTTGGCTAGCAAATATCCTGAAATAGATAATCTGATTTTAATGGCACCTTCATCTTATAATTTTGCTGGTTTAGATTTTAATGACTATGGTTCATCATGGTCATATAAAGGCAAGGAACTTCCATATATAGATATTAAAAAATCATCATTTAACTCATTTTTAAAAAATATTATTGCTCCGTCTATTATTGAAAGTCCGATTAGCTATAAAGAAACTTATAACAGTGCAATAAAAGAAGACTCATCAAGCCAAGAAAAATTAATACCAGTCAAAGATATTAAGGCAAATATATTGATGATTGTAGGCGAGGATGATTTGATGTGGGATAGCCTTGCTATGGCAAATAAAATAAAAGAACAAAACTCTAAGGCAAAGATTTATTCATATAAAGGGGCAGGGCATATATTTGCTGGCAATGGTGTTTTAAATTCAGGAAAAATTAGAATTGCAACAGGTGGAACAGCTGAAAGCAATGATAAAGCAGAAAGTGAATCAAGAAAAACTATTGATGCTTTCTTAAAAGAAAATCATAAATAG
- a CDS encoding BglG family transcription antiterminator produces the protein MRIEHHTIQILSFLINNTTVSIEELAGHLKVSTKTIQRYLLEVENLIRELSFEVALINEGNALKLSGDTNRLKLIIQKLNQLSVNYEKDRVAFIIGTLLNAKQAITIGELSERMHVARSTVEKTVTQAREFIEDYEAEIIGSNRGLVLEASEESKREILASLFQHYLAGMIINTHSAEKLPLNISLNIQTDMMVDKYLIDETQRIINEFVYVNDLDVTDYQYQSVIIHISIAIDRILKERYIEEAEFSQVVDNLLTQQLVKMLESKFNVTIPNHEIAFLNMHVEGFTNNAASHRDGEMIQHLEYSDIIQNAIDKHLQVLKPDEILKQDLAVHLNTSLKRLKQNITIKNPYKEKIKADYSTAFNNAVEIALDISQEAQVIINSDEISYIAIHIQSFLERKDEEKIEVILVCASGYGTVRLLEQRLKQQFGEYIQIKETVGLRELELIDGDNQLIISTIPIESDRDNIITVSPLLTNHDRYLLSNFIEKQALQINELQKLLVSDLVFVSERRNDNRRSVLTNLVTHLIYRGYAKVGLLESALQREEIASTAFHFFALPHGEVEYIEKSVMAVYYNPHGIQWGDQIIKIVFFMAFNPYDDFKVDRFYKEFNELISRQSFLEKLNEIKDREQLFAFLRDDWRD, from the coding sequence ATGAGAATTGAACATCATACTATCCAAATTTTGTCCTTTTTAATTAACAATACAACGGTATCGATTGAGGAATTAGCTGGGCATTTAAAGGTATCGACGAAGACGATTCAAAGATATTTACTAGAAGTCGAAAATTTGATTCGGGAATTATCTTTTGAAGTTGCTTTAATCAATGAGGGGAACGCTTTGAAATTAAGCGGGGACACCAATCGGCTGAAGTTAATTATCCAGAAATTAAACCAACTATCGGTTAATTATGAGAAGGATCGAGTGGCCTTTATTATCGGCACCCTGCTGAATGCCAAGCAGGCGATTACGATTGGAGAATTATCAGAGCGAATGCATGTGGCCCGTTCCACGGTTGAAAAAACGGTGACCCAAGCCCGGGAATTTATCGAGGACTATGAGGCGGAAATAATCGGTAGCAATCGCGGTCTCGTCTTGGAAGCGAGTGAAGAGTCCAAGCGGGAAATTCTGGCTAGTTTATTTCAACATTACTTGGCGGGCATGATTATCAATACCCATTCGGCGGAGAAGTTGCCCTTAAATATCTCCTTGAATATTCAAACCGATATGATGGTTGATAAGTATCTTATTGACGAAACGCAGCGAATCATCAATGAGTTCGTTTATGTGAATGATTTGGATGTAACAGATTACCAATATCAATCGGTGATTATCCATATATCCATTGCAATCGATCGGATTCTTAAAGAGCGATACATAGAAGAAGCGGAATTTAGCCAAGTGGTTGATAATCTTCTTACTCAGCAATTGGTAAAGATGCTTGAAAGTAAATTTAACGTCACGATTCCTAATCATGAGATTGCCTTCTTGAATATGCATGTGGAGGGTTTTACGAACAACGCTGCTAGCCACCGGGATGGTGAGATGATTCAGCACTTAGAATACAGTGACATCATCCAGAATGCGATTGATAAGCATCTCCAAGTTCTAAAGCCAGATGAAATATTGAAGCAGGATTTAGCGGTCCACTTAAATACTTCCCTCAAGAGATTAAAGCAGAACATTACCATCAAAAATCCGTATAAAGAAAAAATCAAAGCGGATTATAGCACTGCCTTTAATAATGCGGTTGAAATTGCCCTGGATATTTCGCAAGAAGCGCAGGTAATTATTAATTCTGACGAAATTTCATACATAGCCATCCATATTCAAAGTTTCTTGGAAAGAAAAGATGAGGAAAAGATTGAGGTAATTCTCGTCTGTGCCAGTGGCTATGGCACCGTCAGGCTCTTAGAACAGCGCCTGAAACAACAATTTGGGGAGTATATCCAAATCAAAGAGACGGTTGGTCTCAGAGAGTTGGAGCTCATCGATGGTGATAATCAATTAATTATTAGTACGATTCCAATTGAATCAGACCGGGATAATATTATTACGGTGAGCCCTTTGTTAACCAATCACGATCGTTATCTACTTTCAAACTTTATCGAAAAGCAGGCCTTACAGATTAATGAATTGCAGAAATTATTGGTGAGTGATCTAGTTTTCGTCTCAGAACGGCGCAATGATAATCGAAGGTCCGTATTAACCAACTTAGTCACTCACCTTATTTATAGGGGTTATGCGAAGGTTGGCTTACTCGAAAGTGCGCTGCAACGCGAAGAAATTGCTTCAACAGCTTTCCATTTCTTCGCTTTGCCGCATGGTGAAGTGGAGTATATAGAGAAATCCGTGATGGCCGTCTACTATAACCCTCATGGCATTCAATGGGGCGACCAAATTATCAAGATTGTCTTCTTTATGGCCTTTAATCCGTATGATGACTTCAAAGTTGATCGGTTCTATAAGGAATTTAATGAGCTCATTTCAAGACAGAGCTTCTTAGAAAAATTGAATGAAATTAAAGACAGGGAGCAATTATTCGCCTTCCTGAGAGATGATTGGAGAGATTAA